Part of the Mycolicibacterium mengxianglii genome is shown below.
GAGGACCTGCGCAGTGCGATCAGGCCGACGGCGGTGATGATGCCGATCAGGAAGGCTGGGACCGCGAGAATCTCATTGACCAGGAACTCGGCGATACTGACCAGCCAGTTCATCGAATCTCCTAGACGTCGTATGAGTCGCGCAGTGCGCTGTCGACCTCGGCGGTGGAGGTGAAGTTGTCGATCACCTTGACCGGCACCCCGACATCACCAAGGGTCCGGGCGATCTCACCGGAGGTCAGGATCAGGTCGGCACTCTTGGCTTTGCCCTTCGCCGAGATGGTGTCGGTGGCCTCGACGTTGATGAATCTTTCCCAGCCCCAGGTTTGCAGTACCTGTTCGAGGGTGTTTTTCAGAAACAGGCTGGTACCCAGTCCGTTTCCGCACACCGTGAGGATGAGGTTGTTGGTGTTGGCGGTCGGCTGGGCGGCCGACGTTTGAGCGGCGGATGTTTGGGAAGGCGATGTTTGGGAAGGGGACGTCTTGCCGCCGAGGACATCCAACACCTCGGCGGGGGTGGCTGCGTTGTCCAGCGCCGTGCGCCGGACCGGATCGCCGAGCACCTTGGCCAGTTGCGCCATCGCGGCCGTGTGCGCCCCGGCATCGGTTGCGGCCAGCGCCACCACCAGTGTCACCGGGTCATTTGTCTTGTGGCCGAACTCAACTGGATGAGCCAGGCGCACCCACGACATCCCGGTGCGGTGCACCGCCGCCGAGGACCGGGCGTGTGCGAATGCGAATCCGGGAGCTACGACGATGTAGGGCCCGTTGGCCTCGACGTTCGCGATCATCGAGTCGGTGTAGGCGGTATCGGCGATGCCCGCCCGTTCCAGCAGTAGACCAGCGGCCTTGATCGCCGCCGGCCAGCTGTCAGCGGCCACGTCCAGGGCAATCCGTTCTTCGGATAGCAGATCGACCAACTCCCCCATGAACCCACCCTAGACCCGTATCAGGGCGCGTGCCTCGAATTTTGATGACCGCCATTTCGGTGGCAATCAGGCACATTTCGCTCCCGGATTCGGCCCGGAGACATGCCGCACGGCGTCCGAACGTAGCCAGGGCTGGCGCGACGAGTCTGCGACTGCAACAGTTTCGACATCGGGTGAGCGCAACCCGGTCAGAGGAACACGTCGAACAGGGCGTACGAAGCCAGACCGCTGATGATGCTGAGCGCAAGGCTGTTCCACTTGAAGGAGACCAGCAGCGCCACACCCGCCGCCAACGATGCGGGTGAGATGAGTCGAAGGTGCCCGTCGTCGAGGAACAACGACGGCGCCAGAAGAGCGGCGAATGCCGCCGCGGGCACCAGACCCAGCACCAACTCGACCCTCGGCGGAAGGTCCCTGGGCATGAGCGGTACCACGATGAAGGCAGCGCGGAGCGCGAACCCGCCCACGGCGACCGCGGCGACGACCAGCCATATCGTGGCCTGACTCACGGACTCGCCTCTTTACCCGCTTTACGCCACCCCAGGGCCACGCCACTCGCAAGACCCGCGGAAGTGCCGAGCATCATTCCCAAGTTCGCGGGAAACCCGGCACATGCCGTGGCCACCACGGCTGCGACAACCGCCGCGCATACTTTTGGTCGTTCTGTCAGCTGTGGTGCGAGCAGTGCGATGAACGAAACGGGGACCGCGAAGGCGATCAGTCCGCCCTTGGGCAGCGAACCGAGGAACGAGCCGATCAAGGAACAGATCTGCCATGTTGACCAAAAGGCCACGCAGGCACCGAAATAGAAGGCCAGGCGCTGACGATTCGGTGCTGTCGGCACTGTACGCGACAAGGTGAGTGCTACCGCATGGTCGACCAGTAGATAGGAACCCAGGACCCGCTGCCTCCAGCTGGCGCGAACGAACATCGGCGCCAGCGTTGCCGAGTAAATGATGAAACGCAGGTTGATGATGAGTGCTGTCGCGATGACGACCCCGGCCGCAGCGCCCTTCCCGATCAGTTCCAACGCAGCGATCTGAGCGGCGCCGGCGAATGCGAACAGCGAGAACGCCGCCGTCTCGATCACGCTGAAACCGTTCTGCGTGCCGGCGAGTCCCGCGACGCATGCAAAGGGCGCTATGCCGATGAGTATCGGGAGCATGGCGATTGCCCCAGCCCCAATATCGTTCCGTGGCAGACCTTCTCGTGGTGGCGGTCCACTGCTTGAGCCTGTGATGTCGGCCTCCCGCGGGTTCAGATTGTTGGCGCTGCTCCCCAGCGCCGCGCCGGCCGCGTCTTCGGGTCAGGTGTAGGCAAAGAACCCACGACCACTCTTCCTGCCGAGCAGACCGGCCTCGACCATCCGTGCCAGCAGGGGCGGGCAAGCGTACTGGGGTTCTTTGAACTCGTCATAGAGCGAATCGGCGATCGCCCTCACTGTGTCGAGCCCGATCAGGTCGCTGAGTGCCAGTGGGCCCTGTGGATGTGCGCAGCCACGTACCAGGCCCTCGTCGATGTCCGCTGCGGTCGCCACCCCTGTCTCGACCATCCGGATCGCTGACAACAGGAACGGGATCAGGAGGGCGTTCACCACGAATCCGGCGCGGTCCTTGCAGTCGATTGCGTGCTTGCCCAACACTTCCTGAACGAAGGCGCGCGCCCGCTCGGTGGTTTGTTCAGCCGTCAGATAGCTGGGGACCAGCTCTACGAGCGACAAGACGGGAACGGGGTTGAAGAAGTGGATGCCCATGACGTTCTCGGGGCGGTCGGTCACCACACCGAGCTTGATGATGGGGATGGACGAGGTATTGGACGCCAGGATCGCCTGTGGATCAGCCACAACCTTGTCCAGCTGCCGGAAGAGCCGGCTCTTGACGGCCTCGTCCTCCATGATGGCTTCGATCACCAGGGAACGGTCGCTGAGTGCCTCGACATCGTCGATGATCTGAATCCGGTCCAGGACCTCTGCCGCCGAGGTGATCTTGCCCCGGGACTCCGCCTTGGCCAACGACGACTCGAGCCTGCGCCGACCAGCTTCCGCGGCCTTCGTGTCGGTCTCGACCACGGTGACGAGTTGCCCTGCGCGAGCGCAGGTCTCGGCGATTCCAGCGCCCATCAGCCCGCATCCGACCACGCCGATCTTTTCAGTTGTACTGGTCACGCAATCATCGTCCTTCTGGGTCTGGTCATTACTTGAGCCCGCACCTCACGCCTTATCGGAGTTCGGACTTCGCGCGCGCCTCGTCGGGTGCGTGCTCGAGATCGTTGTTCTTCGTTTCCGGTAGCGCCAGCACGCAGGCCAGGCTGACC
Proteins encoded:
- a CDS encoding PTS sugar transporter subunit IIA, which translates into the protein MGELVDLLSEERIALDVAADSWPAAIKAAGLLLERAGIADTAYTDSMIANVEANGPYIVVAPGFAFAHARSSAAVHRTGMSWVRLAHPVEFGHKTNDPVTLVVALAATDAGAHTAAMAQLAKVLGDPVRRTALDNAATPAEVLDVLGGKTSPSQTSPSQTSAAQTSAAQPTANTNNLILTVCGNGLGTSLFLKNTLEQVLQTWGWERFINVEATDTISAKGKAKSADLILTSGEIARTLGDVGVPVKVIDNFTSTAEVDSALRDSYDV
- a CDS encoding AzlD domain-containing protein, whose product is MSQATIWLVVAAVAVGGFALRAAFIVVPLMPRDLPPRVELVLGLVPAAAFAALLAPSLFLDDGHLRLISPASLAAGVALLVSFKWNSLALSIISGLASYALFDVFL
- a CDS encoding AzlC family ABC transporter permease, which codes for MLPILIGIAPFACVAGLAGTQNGFSVIETAAFSLFAFAGAAQIAALELIGKGAAAGVVIATALIINLRFIIYSATLAPMFVRASWRQRVLGSYLLVDHAVALTLSRTVPTAPNRQRLAFYFGACVAFWSTWQICSLIGSFLGSLPKGGLIAFAVPVSFIALLAPQLTERPKVCAAVVAAVVATACAGFPANLGMMLGTSAGLASGVALGWRKAGKEASP
- a CDS encoding 3-hydroxybutyryl-CoA dehydrogenase; its protein translation is MTSTTEKIGVVGCGLMGAGIAETCARAGQLVTVVETDTKAAEAGRRRLESSLAKAESRGKITSAAEVLDRIQIIDDVEALSDRSLVIEAIMEDEAVKSRLFRQLDKVVADPQAILASNTSSIPIIKLGVVTDRPENVMGIHFFNPVPVLSLVELVPSYLTAEQTTERARAFVQEVLGKHAIDCKDRAGFVVNALLIPFLLSAIRMVETGVATAADIDEGLVRGCAHPQGPLALSDLIGLDTVRAIADSLYDEFKEPQYACPPLLARMVEAGLLGRKSGRGFFAYT